From Amycolatopsis sp. cg9, one genomic window encodes:
- a CDS encoding ABC transporter ATP-binding protein produces the protein MTFEQLRLDGVSRSFGTTAALRELDLAIARGEFVALLGPSGCGKSTALNCLAGLLPLTGGSIWLDDARIDGRPPEQRGFGMVFQNYALFPHLSVRANVGFGLKMRKVARAEARRRVDDALRLVQLTEHAAKFPAQLSGGQQQRVAIARAVVLEPPVVLMDEPLSNLDAKLRLEMRMEIRRLHQTLGLTTVYVTHDQEEALSLADRLVVLREGAVQQVGIPEEVYAQPVNSYVASFMGYRNLLDVTVTGAVGPSVTVEGDGVRLTGANRGSLTEGPAKVAIRPEDFVVGDGAENALDVTIEIVEYHGRELSVSARLPTGLPVYFRTDKRLAPGDTAKIGVPAERVLVFAP, from the coding sequence GTGACGTTCGAGCAGCTGCGCCTCGACGGGGTCTCCCGCAGCTTCGGCACCACGGCCGCCCTGCGCGAACTCGACCTGGCCATCGCACGCGGCGAGTTCGTGGCCCTGCTCGGCCCGTCCGGCTGCGGCAAGTCGACCGCGCTCAACTGCCTGGCCGGCCTGCTCCCGCTGACGGGCGGCAGCATCTGGCTCGACGACGCCCGCATCGACGGCCGCCCACCGGAGCAGCGCGGGTTCGGGATGGTGTTCCAGAACTACGCGCTGTTCCCGCACCTGTCCGTCCGCGCCAACGTCGGCTTCGGCCTCAAGATGCGCAAGGTCGCCCGCGCCGAAGCCCGCCGTCGGGTCGACGACGCCCTCCGCCTCGTCCAGCTCACCGAGCACGCGGCGAAGTTCCCGGCGCAGCTCTCCGGCGGCCAGCAACAGCGCGTCGCCATCGCCCGCGCCGTCGTGCTGGAGCCACCGGTGGTCCTGATGGACGAACCGCTGTCCAACCTGGACGCCAAGCTCCGCCTCGAGATGCGGATGGAGATCCGCCGCCTCCACCAGACGCTCGGGCTCACCACCGTCTACGTCACCCACGACCAGGAGGAGGCCCTGTCGCTGGCCGACCGCCTGGTGGTGCTCCGCGAGGGCGCGGTCCAGCAGGTCGGCATCCCCGAGGAGGTCTACGCGCAGCCGGTGAACAGCTACGTCGCCTCCTTCATGGGCTACCGCAACCTCCTGGACGTGACGGTCACCGGCGCCGTCGGCCCCTCGGTCACCGTCGAGGGCGACGGCGTCCGCCTGACCGGCGCGAACCGCGGTTCGCTCACGGAAGGCCCCGCGAAGGTCGCGATCCGCCCCGAGGACTTCGTCGTCGGCGACGGCGCGGAGAACGCCCTCGACGTCACGATCGAGATCGTCGAGTACCACGGCCGCGAGCTGTCCGTCTCCGCCCGGCTGCCGACCGGGCTGCCGGTCTACTTCCGGACGGACAAGCGCCTGGCCCCCGGCGACACCGCGAAGATCGGCGTCCCGGCCGAGCGCGTCCTGGTGTTCGCGCCGTGA